A segment of the Coffea arabica cultivar ET-39 chromosome 8c, Coffea Arabica ET-39 HiFi, whole genome shotgun sequence genome:
AGAGATCCTTAACGTGCTCTTAAACTTGCTTCCAACCTTTAGTCAGTGACATATATATCTTAATTAGTTCACATGTCCTTTTTTTAGAGTGCTTACCTCTATCTTAATTAATCCTAGAAAACATATCTAATCCTTTATGAAAAGCACCgaaaagtttcctaaaatggaagGCCTTCCCTTTGAAAGTTttctaatttcaaaagttttcattcTTAGAAGGTTCCCTGATTTGAAAACCTttacttttttctattttaagaAATTGCCTAAATAGATATATTCAAAAAGAAACTTTCTATTTTAGCATGAAGAGGCCTTCGTTAATTCCAACTGGATTTGAGTTTGGACTTAACCTTAGAGCTAAGCCCATTCGTGAAAAATTCTTGTTTGAATTTATATTTGGATTTATGTTTCTCTTGGGCACTTAGAAGCATATTTGAGTTCATTTGAGCAAAACTGGGCCATTCTAATAACATTGcacttttaaaataaattttgtgaggTGTCCAATTAAAATTGGGCATTGctataaatttgaatttttaaaataatctaATTTATGAAGACAACTTGGCctaattaatttggggatttcactatattgttatttttgttgGATAAATTCTAAAACATTTTGGACTCAATTTAACCAATAAGACTAATTAattcaaaatcagttcacaattTAACCAAGAGGACTACTTAATTCAAAACCTATCCAATGTCAAACCTTTTGAaccataaaaaaattttcaaaatacttTAATTGCTTTATCATGATTATCTTAGAACTATAGTGGTCATTTCTTAACTCTTGTGCTTTGTAAAAATAGTCCTTTTGTCAATAATGAATTTTGTCATAAAATCTAGACTTTAATTGCAAAGAGTCATCCTTGTATTAACTTGGTTAATCACAATTAGTGATCACATAATCATTTCTAAAGACACCAGCTTAATAATGCCACAAATGAAAAAGTTTTTTAAACATAATTGGCCAATGGCCAACATTTGAGAACTTATTACTAAAACACATTAACTAGTTAAATCCAACCATTTTGAAGCCGCTTAAAATAGCAATTTAGACAAAGTAATGTTGGTCCGAGTTTTAGTAAAAATTACTCATAGATGAAGAGTCCATTTCATGATTCACAAATCAATTTgaaaacccaaacaaaattCGGCCTTTAAAGATTAGATATCGCATTTGCAGCCAATTTCAAACTTAACCAAAATGGTTTACGTGCCATGATATTATTGCTCCTCAGTAACCAAATCAATTCATAAGTGACTTTTATGTAAAGACTTTCCTTGAATATAACCAACATAGGACTGAATAAATAAGTCACAGATGACTAACTCAAAACTATAGACACATGTTTTTGTATGGCATTCATCCATGAGGATTTAAAAGTCCATGTACTGAATCAAACGAGAGAAACCAAACGGAAGAGCACCAAAACATAAATTAGCTAAAATACCTCAAAACCCAAGACCCTTGTTTCGGTCCAATTCCTGATAGCCAACTCCGAAATTGTTAAAATTAGTTTAAGATTCCATGTCACCTTTCCATGTTTTTTCAACCACCAATCGCTATAGAATCATCATGCTATGTCATCGAGTCATACAAGCTAGTGGTAGTTTTTTGCATTTCTTTCTCATTTTCGTTCTAGTTTTTAATAAGAAAGAAGTGGAAGTGTCATTGATTAAGCTAGTTATTAGGTGTAGTTATATTTTAGGTTGTCAAATCCCAATGGAACGCTTATCCTTATCTGCCTACTAATATGAATTAACACCCCACTAACTTGGACGACAACAACACACTATTATGGAGTTAGTTAGTTAAGAATAAAATTCTTGACAATCCTATTTATTTAGTTTGtctatttaaaattatattagacatttgagaaataataataataataggatGAAAAATGAGAGGTTTCACATTCTACCCTCTTAAATAAAGTTTCATCCGAAACTTCATATTAATAAGAAAAGACCCATGTACAAATTGGATCTAAATTGAGTAACACAATCATGAACAAATTCGTGAAATTTGCAATACCGGTTTGATATGTTGATTGAGGGAGAAGTTATGTGTAGAATTGCAGCAGCTGCTGCCTAAATTGCAGCTTCTCGACCACCATGGCCTGCTGCTCGCTAGTTGCCTGCGTCGACAAAAGAACTTTTACTCGAGTTAACTTTCTGGCCCGAGTACGCCTGGTACGAATCCAGAAACTCCTTCAAAGCATCGAGACTGCCCTCTAAAAACTCGGCGACCAATAAGAACAAGGCCGGGGAGAGGGGGTCACCCTACCGGACTCCCCTCGTTGATTTGAAGAAACCCGCTGGGGTCCCATTGACCAGAACCGAGAACCAATTATTTGATACGATTCTAAAAACCAGATCCACCGCCCCCTCCTGAAAGCCAAGACGCCGAAGCATAAACATGAGGAAGGTCCATTCTACCCTGTCATAGGCCTTCGCCATGTCCAACTTCAACATCAAGTTCGGACAACTCAGCCGCCTATCAAGGTCCAAGGCTAGTTCCTGTGCGATAAGGATGTTATCCACGATACTCCGTCCCAGAACAAATCCCGACTGCCACGGTGAGATTAGTTTAGGAAGCAGGAGCTTGAGACAATTCGCTAAAATTTTGGAGATAATTTTTGAACTTAGTTTGCATAGATTGATGGGCCAGAATTCCCGCCATTGTGAAGTTCCGGACACCTTAGGGATTAAGACTATCAATGCACTAGAGAACCCCTTGGGTTGGGGAACCCCCAGAAAGAACTCCTGAATCGCATCCAATAGTTCCCCTTGAATTATTGTCCAACAATCTTGGTAGAAGACCGTTCCAAAGCTGTCCGGTCCTGGCGCCGTCTCCTTTGCCATGGAGAAAACCACTTCCTGTAGCTCCGTCATCGACGGCAATTTCTGAAGGCCAACATTATCCTCCTGACTCAAAGCTGGCAATGGAAAGTTTAACACTGGGTTGGCCCTGCCTTCCCGCTCGGATGTAAACAACTATTCAAAGAAGCGGGCAGCGCATTCTTGAATAGTCACCTCCTCCTCAATCCACTGACCCCCCTCCTCCTTGATACGTGAGATGAAATTCATACTCCATCGTTGCTTCACCACTGAATGGAAGAATTTGGTATTCGCATCCCTCTGCTGAAGCCATTTGATACTTGACTTTTGTGTCCAGTAGTCGCATTCAATGGCCAGTGCCCGTGCATGCCTTGCCTTAGCCTCCCCTAAACATGCTCTAGACACGTCATCTTGAGTGGCATCAAACTCCACTTGCCGGTCCCGTAGCTCCTCCTCCGCCTGAGTCACCGCCCGAAAGATATGCCCAAAAGACCGATTGTTCCAAAAGCGGAGACTCCGTTTCACATTCAAGAGTCTCTGGTGAAAGCCAACCATACCTCCTGCTAACCGGATTAGCCAAGCTTCTTTTACCACATCCTTGAAGCTTGGTGACTTGGTCCGGACATTGAGAAAGCGAAATGCCGAGCTCTTCCCACCATTAGCGTCGCACCTGATTAGAAGCGGGGCATGGTCTGATCTGCCATGGACCAAGTGAGACACCTTGGTGACCTCGAACGTATCTGTCCAAGCCTCGTTTGTTAGTGCCCTATCTAGGCACTGCCAAACCTTGCCATTTGTCCAAGTGAATGGAGGGCCGTCAAAACTGACCTCCGAGAGGCCACAACTGGATACTGCTTTGTTAAACTCGTCCATGTTTTGACTGTTTGGGGGGGCACCCCTGTCTGTTCTGTGATATTGGAGATCACATTAAAATCTCCCGCCACTAGgtaatttaaatattatatatataggtaatttAAGGGTCGGGCCTATATCAAATTTGAGTTTAATGAGGCCCAAATTCGACTCACATTTAATTCGGGCctaatttttaggttaaaatttAGATTGGCTCACTAAAAGGTTGGACTCATCGGGTTTTTTTTCGAGTCGAACGAGCTGAGTTCGGGCTAGACCGTCCCTATTGACAGTCCTAAACAAAATCACAAAAGTCATAAAGGTGTACCTCTACTTTCCTGAGTGTACTCCTAAGGTTTAACACTTCCACGAATTAGTatcaaattccaattctcattgcaaatctAACACCTTTAAATGATCATAATCAATGgctagttaatcatgattataaGAAAAAAAGTGCTAATAACTCAATCAAGATAATAGCAATCAATTAGCCAAGAAATCAACAccaaacaatcatagaaagttcaaccaaatacCCAAGGCATATACTTTAAAATAACATCACTAACATaaaattcaaatcttacatTAACAAACTTAGAATTCAATAGAAAGATTAAATAAGTGGAGAGAAGAAAACCCTTGTTACTAGAGTTTCTTGAACCTCTCTTTCTTCATTTCCTTTAGCCTCCTTGTTGAGCCAATACAAGGATGGATAACAATAACTAGATTATCCTACACTAACCTCTactaaaacaagagaaaataaaGGGAGTTACATTTAGACACAACCCTTTAgttgttcttcttctttctccaagccctctctcttctctcaaGCTAACTTGAACTAATTGCGAAACTAGAAGAGCTAAGTAATATATATTCTTAGTCTTGTATTATTGGAGCCAAAatgtcaaaaagagaaactccTAAAACTCCCAAAAGTTGGTACAAATTGTCCCTTtttgttttgtcaaaaatggagaaagaaagaaaaatcatgcaagttGGCAATTTGCAACTACCAGGAATCCCTCGGACGAATCTCTCAAGCGATTCTCGTAGGGATTGGACAGAGCATATGAGAAACGATATTCTGGCCACAAACCACAGGAGAAACCGTGGGCAGATTCCTCGAGGGTTTcttctctcttatttttttttctcgcgCCGCTTCTTTTAACATTTGTTGTGACTTCTCAAGTTTCTATCCTCATGCATTTCGCTTCCAATTGAACTTGATCATTTTACCTACAAAAACAACGAAATTTTGCgagtaaaatgacaaaatcaCAACTAATTCATTTATCAACTTAAGGTGCAAATTAGTGACCTAAAATGAACAATTTATATCATTTAATCTTACAAATTGACTCAAAATAATGTGAAACAcattcaaaaatatcacaaatttAACCATTATCAACTTcctcacacttgaatcattgcttgtttgcAAGCAATATCAACAACAACACAACCAATGATCCAAGTGTCTAGCCAAttaatgatgagaatataatgaccaaggcccattcaagcacatggggaattggaagattcaagtgaagactagttgattgcacgaatgcttgagtttagtaggattatttgattttcctcgttgattttggttatttctcgctttagaaagtctaggtaattaagctagtttaattgcagcccatttgttagtaagtaaggcccaaaatctttcttaagtatgtagggtagtttggtcaacttttggattagggttaatgcttgtaagggttataaatagccccacttcctctttgtttcagaggagtttttggctattaaatacaattagtgagttttcactttctctttggcaagagagtttcctttgaatacttgagaatcttctcaagttattcacccgaacttatcaatcgagtatctccttgattgtggcgttctactacctccaatttggttcgttaattcgagtagttacgggttgagataatatcaaaattgttcgtgacttctagggattagttgggtcaaattttcgctgcctaagccatggtgttttggttgtctagatcggggtttcactTCAGTTGGTttcagagctagtcgacaaccaccaggttatatcttttttttcgtgtatttcgagtcatatatgtttatcccaatctgttcgtttgtttagaaccaaaaaaaaaaaaaaatttctggtcaTTGTTAAATTTCTGGTCGTGGAGTTGTTGAACAAAATTCTGTCCGCACTTGCTTCTCACCTTGTTGTTGAAGTCGTGTCCAGGTCTGTCCATTTGAGCCTTCattcaaaaaaaacaaaaaacaaaaaaaaaacaaaacagaaaattctGGTCGCTAATCTTGTTGAAGAAAAGTCGGATTTCTTGAACAAGAGGGTTGGGAAATTGTATCTTGCACGGCTGTTTTACCTTGTTGATATTCTTGAAACTCTTGAATCAAATCTGGAATTGCAAACAAATCTTGGACCAAATCTTGAAAACCGTTGGTGTttcttaaaattcttgaaaccaACTTCACATAGTTCTTGATTCTTGAAAGTCACGGTTGTTCTTGTTCAAAGCCATAGTTGAAATCTGTCTTGGGTTGTGCCGAATTGGGAGAAGAAAATAACAACCTGGTTTGTGTCATActaccaccaaaaaaaaaaaaggaggaaagaaGCAAACAAAACCAGATTCGGCCCTATCATTAAACCTATTAGAATTAGGAAACCTAGTTGACTTGGGTTTGCTTTCACAAATCCTAGCTCTACTTGGAATCCCAATTTCTGATTGGCACTTGAACAGCGTAGGAAACTCCTACACCAGCCGCAACTCCTACCCAAAAAGGTCCAAGAAGTCGTGTGTTAcaccttccaaaaaaaaaaaaaaaagccaagtGCAAGATCGAGTAAGTCCTATCTAGGATCCAAAACTTCCGCCATTATTTCCTTGCTTTATTTGAGTCAAGTTGCGTCCCTCATTGAGTCGCATCAAGTCCGCATCAAGTCTCGTGTGTGTTACTTGTCTTAGTTGAGTCGAGTTCCAAAATCAGTTTTGAGTCCCTAAAACTCATCCCACCTGCTAAGTGATCTTACCCTTGGTAAGCCATTGAACAACTTTTGAGCTAATCTAACCTCTTCAAAGGTGAAATCAAAGCTTTGAGAATATTTGGCAAGCTTATAATTAGAGAGTTTAGTGTGTGaaaacacgagtgtgagtgaaaCACGTAAGGGAGTGAGTGAGGCAGTTTCTACTAACTGTTTGTTGAGCCTTGCAGATACTCTATAAACATGTCTCAAACTCATGCGACAAGTGACCCTTATGACATGAAACATGTTCTTGAAGCATTAACAGGCGCCATTGATCGCATGGCTCAGAGAATTGATACACTGGAGGATAAGGTGGAGCAATCAACCCTAGGCAAGAATGCCACCAAGAGACCACCATACGTGGAGGAGTTAGGTGATTCGAACAATGAGGAGGACATGGCAGATGGAAACCAATTCCGACATTACAAACGCATCCCTAATCAAGGGGATGATGAACTAAAGGGAATCAAGCTCAAAATTCCTACCTTCCCAGGGAAGTCGGACCCTGAAGCATTTTGGAATGGGAGAGGAAGATTGAGATGCTCTTTGACTGCAACCACTACTCAGAGTCCCAAAAAGTGAAGTTGGCAACCATTGAGTTCACTGAATACGCAGCCGTTTGGTGGGATCAGATTCGCACCAGACAAAGGAGAAATGAAGAACCACTCATTCGCACTTGGGAAGAACTCAAAAGGATCATGAGAAAGCGCTTCATACCAACGTATTACCACAGGGATTTGCACCATAAATTGCAAACTCTCACCCAAGGAAGTTTGACAGTTGAGGATTACTTCAAGGAGATGGAGATGGCCATGCTACGGCCTGATGTTCGGGAGGATATAGAAGCAACCATGGCACGTTTCTTGAGAGGACTACACGCTGAAATTGCTGATGttgtggagctccaacattatctTGACATGGATGAATTATTGGACAAATCTGTGAAGGTGGAAaggaggctcaagaggagggatATTCCCCACCAAAGCTCCAGCGTCCAATCTGGAAATTGGAGAACTCCACCGTATAAAGGCGAGATTACCCACACGAGCGAGCAAAAGTCAGCCACGGCAAGTGGGGTTTCAAATGGAGCATGGGTGCTTGGTTCGTCATCTTCAAAACCAACCCAAAGGGCCGAATTTAAGGTTGATCTAGGGGCATCTAAACCTAGAAACCGCGACATtaagtgctttaagtgtcaaggttTCGGTCACATCGCGTCCCAATGCCCAAACCGAAGGGCCATGCTCATGCTTCCAAGTGGTGAAGTGCTAACGGATGAGGAGGATGAGTATGAAGGCATGCCACCATTGGTTGAGGAAGAAGAGATAATTGCCCCTGACCAACCAGTTGGACTAGGCCTTGTTACAAGGTTGGCATTGAGTGCTCAACGCACAAATGAAGAAGAGCAGCGTACCAACATCTTCTACACCCGATGTCTAGTTAACGGGAAAGTGTGTAGCTTGATTATTGACGGGGGAAATTGTACCAATGTCGCTAGTGCCTTTTTTGTCAAGAAGTTACACCTACCTATCCAAGATCACCCTACACCATATAAGCTTCAATGGTTTAGTGATTGCGGCGAAATACGAGTGTCCAAACAGGTTTCTGTGAAGTTTAACATTGGGGGATATGAGGATGAGTTGGTGTGTGACGTGGTTCCTATGCAAGCTGCCCATCTTATTTTTggaagaccttggcaatttgaacCCGAAGTTACTTATGAAGGTCATTCCAACAAATACTCATTCATGCATAAAGGGACAAGGGTCATACTTGTTCCACTCTCACCTACACAAGTTCGAGAGGACCAAAATATTTTACAGAGGGAATGGGAGTTGGATCGATTAgaaggcaaggaaaagaaagggcgAACATTGATCATGCTCGCTAAACCTGAGGACAACATCGGGCACTGGGAGCTGGATCGTTCCACCTTTGTGGTGTTTAACGTATTTTCATTTGTGCAGGTTGTTCGTGGTCAGATATCCTTCATCTTGCAGTGTGCAATACCCGCAACCATAGAGATCTGCGAAGAGAGTGCTGGTCAAGTAATTCCAACCAACACTAGTCGAGTTACATTGACCTTTGATGCAGTTTTTGCACGTCTTGATGCGTACAACTCGCAGCCCAACCAAACTTTGGTTCATCGGGCGTCCGCTCACGATCCACCCATAGGGTTGAGACGTCGCTTGTGTGACCATTTTCATGGAAATTTTACTGTCCGCAACATGTATCTACCACCACCACGAGTTGTCCTTGTTCCACACAAGGATGTCATGATCATTCTTCGCTTAAGACGGTGACATGCAGGCTGCTTGGTGACTATAAACATGCTCTCATCACTTTTATTTTGTAAGAGAGTcatgatttggggacaaatcgcctttaagaggaggggaatgatgagaatataaagaccaaggcccattcaagcacatagggaattggaagattcaagtgaagactagttgattgcacgaatgcttgagtttagtaggattatttgattttcctcgttgattttggttatttctcgctttagaaagtctaggtaattaagctagtttaattgcggcccatttgttagtaagtaaggcccaaaatctttcttaagtatgtagggtagtttggtcaacttttgaattagggttaatgcttgtaagggctataaatagccccacttcctcctTGTTTCGGAGGGAtttttggctattaaatacaattagtgagttttcactttctctttggcaagagagtttcctttgaatacttgagaatcttctcaagttattcacccgaacttatcaatcaagtatctccttgattgtggcgttctactacctccaatttggttcgttaattcgagtagttacgggttgagatactatcaaaattgttcgtgacttctagggattagttgggtcaaatttccgttgcctaagccatggtgttttggttgtctatatcggggtttcacatcaaTTAACATgctttttcaaatttaaatccCATAACTCAGTAATTAGCCATTATGCAATCATTTAAATTATACTAAATACTCATATTATCTAGTAAAGGAAAGACAATTATACTCAAATTTAATCATGTTCAATTCACTCTTTCACTTGTAATCTAACTCTACAAATAAGCAACTCATACGGTCAAAAGATAGTTAACACTCTTCTACCACAATTTTTTCCTCAAAACTTAAGATTAAAGAGGGAGTTATTCACACAAACTATCAACAAACACTTACGTTATAAAAGTGTCTTTGTACGTGAAAATCGATACTTTTAAGTGAAGATCCCCGAGTACTCAACACTTCCATATTCAAGTCATTCAATCACTTCTAATTCAAGTACATTTTTACACGAAAGTCgatatttttggattaaaaCTCTTATTTCAcgctctttttctcttttgttttttttttctctttcttttttttttaatttttttgaagatatacAATCCCTCTTAAAGTAATATATATAGAGTGGAAAGAATATCACTTAATTGACTGTATCAATCACTTAGTTGTAGGTTTAAGTAAAAGggagaaatctcattaaatATGAAAATATAAGCATAAATGTTCCTACTTTACCCAATAtattttctaaaatgtaaaaattctaacCACATAATAACTAATTCCAAGTTAAATGGAAAATGAATCATTCAAAAGCACATTACAAAATCCAACAAGTAGAGGAGTTAACTTCTTGAGAGTAAAATTTCATTGACATTTCTCAAACTCTTGGGGCCataatgaaattttgaaaaagattttggaaaaattttgatagagtttTCTCTTATAACTACGTGAAACTTCCTGCTAGCAAacccaaatttaaaaaaaaaaattcacaaggtaaaattttcaaaatatattccaGCATTTCCAACATAATTCCAGTCAACAATCATCATCACATagtcacaaaaaaattaaacctaTTCCCCTAAACCtattttcctcccccacacttaaaattcACATTGTTCTCAATGTAAAGGATAGGAAAACGATAAAGGCAAAAGCAATACTCCCTTACTTAAGTAAGTGAAGTTCAAGACCATGTTATGACATTTTCCTATCATTCCAGCAAccaaaccaagaaaaatgaAGTTCAACTAGAGTGAGTGGTTATTAGttcaaataaagcaaattaagaaaatatgaaaaacaCACTAGAAGCAACAACAAGTCTCATGGCAAATGCAATAACAAAAGATCAAAGTCAAGAGTGGGTGTGGTGCACTTCTCCCTCATGAATTGTTTCAGCTCCATGCTAAAGTTGTGATGAAGTTAGAGATTGGATCCTAAGGTGCCTTTCCTCTTGATCCTCCTCTTGTTGTCAGTGGTGCTCCTTTTCTCCTTCGGATAATTTTGACATTGATTTCATAACAATCTTAATTGAAGAATATAAGCTATTAAAACACCAATTCAACATTaccaagaaaatttcaaaaattaagaaaagcaCATTCCCCGAAAGAAAATCATCACCAAATGGATAAATAACTCCAATAATATGCATTATATTCTCAAAACATCATAATCAAGACAACTTATGAGTTCCAGAATTATTCTAGAATTTGCATATTCATTATACCTCAAATTCACAATTTGCAAGTAACTTTATATATTGAAAAATAAACACATATACATCATAAATAATGCTATATAAGACCAACAATAAACATAATAAGACTAAACAAATACCTCATAAAATGCCTATTATTCAAAGAATGCAAAAAATGGCATTTTTCTTAATTCCTCGCATTACATCAATGTCAACCACAATAGGCAAATTAACATATTTATGGAAGTTAAATGAGCTcataaacaacaacaaacttAACCAAAAATACTCCAAGaaatttgtccaaaaatttaaaaaaattcaattatggTGAAATTTGAATAAGCCAAAGAAAGTCACGAAACTTACTTGGGACTTGTAGAGTGATGAAATGCAAAGCAAATGATGCATGAAATCCCAAAAGTTTAGCTCCAATCAACTCCAAATTGAAAGAAGTGAAGTTCTAAAAGCCCTAAGATTCTTAACCCAAATCTTCAAAAGTTTGTGTTTTGATGATGTTTGATGCTTGGATGTTAGTCACAAGATGTTTTAGAGTGATTTTGAGGGACTTAAACGATGCAAAATAGAGATTTGATGAAGTGGGTATGTGAGTTTGGAACTTGGTTAtgagagaggaagaagaaaatgaaggaaaagaGCCATTTTTGCTTCTTAAAACTGTTGCCCAAATAGAAACTGCACGCAATTTTGCAGCGATTTGTCTCGCAGATTGTGGGCAGTGCATTTGGAGAAGAATTTTTGTTGCCTTGGTGAAACCCTGGATTGAATCTCTCGAGGGTTGATCTAAAAGATTGTGAATAGAATCTCCAAGTCCATTTTTTTTCgcttaacacttaataaaatTACTTCAAACCAATTTCCTCAAACACCAACACCTTAAATTTAACATCTAAAATTGCAAACTCACCTCATTCAACATATTTGCATTcaaaacacacatatacatgCATTATAGACTAGAATTAACATCAAATATTCAAAATGCATGCAATGCCTAAAATGCATAATATAAACATGAAACTCCCTTTAGGCCTTGTCTAAGAGTAAAATTGCAATGTTGGCCATGTTTGCGACACTTCTTGACATTGTGACCTACAAAATACATAAAGGCATATATTAAACCTAAGAAATATGAGAAACATACTAAAcactagaaaaaaaattaaaccctTGGATTGCCTCCCAACCAACGTTTTGTTTAAAATTGTTAAGTTCGACTTTATTCCCTCCTAATCAAGGAGGTCTTATTAAAAAGTAGTCCACCAACTCAGGTCGTGATGGATATACAAAGGGTGGCTCCACTTCATGAGCCTCATATCCATATGATTTGAGAGTTGGAGCTGACTTACCAATCTCAAGTGTTTGATATATACTACCTTGTATTTGCAACACTTGAGAGCTTAATAAAGGATCCTCCGCATGGTTTTCTTGAGCAACAATGTCCTTAGAACCCACACTTTCAACACGCTCCTCAAGAGGGGTTAAATATATACCCTTAATGTTTGCCTCTTAaggttcaaagttagttccaaataTATGATCACGTGAAATGAACATTTCTTCATTGAAACACAAATTaggttcatcattttcatcaaaatacaATCCactttcacatacaacattttcACCATTCACAATAGGATCAATTTGTATATCACTATTTGAAATGACTTCAAACAAACCATGCAATTTGTGATGACTCCACCATCCCCTAGgacgtacccaagggtttggcggaccgcttCCCTACCTCTCGTTAGGATTCACTCGCTCACTCAATCAAGTCCCAAGATTAATCATTCAAGCCTCCAAAATAATATTTAagttctacaattcaaccaaaatgtaaacttatttacaacccaaaagccaaaCGTATGATACAATatcaaatgtcaaaatacaTCCTATCAACCAAAAGTATAAGTACAAGAGGGTTATACACTCTAGTTCACACTTAATTGTTTCGGATCcccattcctgtaaggaaaacaaaagctaaaggaatgagctaaaaacccGGTAaagtttgtgacagccccaccttctcctaaa
Coding sequences within it:
- the LOC113705989 gene encoding uncharacterized protein: MDEFNKAVSSCGLSEVSFDGPPFTWTNGKVWQCLDRALTNEAWTDTFEVTKVSHLVHGRSDHAPLLIRCDANGGKSSAFRFLNVRTKSPSFKDVVKEAWLIRLAGGMVGFHQRLLNVKRSLRFWNNRSFGHIFRAVTQAEEELRDRQVEFDATQDDVSRACLGEAKARHARALAIECDYWTQKSSIKWLQQRDANTKFFHSVVKQRWSMNFISRIKEEGGQWIEEEVTIQECAARFFE